Proteins encoded by one window of Lathyrus oleraceus cultivar Zhongwan6 chromosome 1, CAAS_Psat_ZW6_1.0, whole genome shotgun sequence:
- the LOC127117197 gene encoding deoxyhypusine hydroxylase isoform X2: MEKFLCEFLLDSTQPISERFRALFSLRNLKGPAPRTSLILATRDSSNLLAHEAAFALGQMQELEAILTLTSVLNDLSLHPIVRHEAAEAFGAIGSDSNVSLLKRSLDSDPAQEVRETCELALQRILNLKDLAAADDSTAPGISPFMSVDPAAPATSCSSVDQLRELLLDEEKGMYERYAALFALRNDGGNKAVAAIIDSLGSKSALLKHEVAYVLGQLQDKAASAALSNILRDVNEHPMVKHEAAEALGSIADDQSVALLEEFTADPEALVSQSCQVALSMLEAERSGKSFEFLFMRNATVV, from the coding sequence ATGGAAAAGTTCCTCTGTGAATTTCTGTTGGACTCCACTCAACCCATCTCTGAACGCTTCAGAGCCCTATTCTCTCTTCGGAACCTCAAAGGCCCCGCTCCTCGCACCTCCCTTATTCTCGCAACTAGAGATTCATCCAATTTGTTAGCACATGAAGCTGCGTTTGCATTAGGTCAAATGCAAGAACTGGAAGCCATTCTTACATTGACCTCGGTTCTTAATGATCTTTCTTTGCATCCCATTGTTCGCCATGAGGCAGCGGAAGCATTTGGCGCTATTGGATCAGATAGTAATGTTTCTCTTTTGAAGCGAAGTTTGGATTCTGATCCGGCTCAAGAGGTTCGAGAGACGTGTGAATTGGCTCTTCAACGTATTCTAAATTTAAAAGATCTTGCTGCTGCGGATGATTCGACTGCACCGGGTATTTCTCCATTTATGTCTGTTGATCCTGCAGCACCGGCCACGTCTTGTTCTTCGGTGGACCAATTAAGGGAGTTACTTCTTGATGAGGAAAAAGGGATGTATGAGCGATATGCAGCTCTTTTTGCACTTCGAAATGACGGTGGAAACAAAGCCGTTGCTGCTATTATTGATTCCTTGGGTTCCAAGAGTGCTTTACTAAAACATGAGGTTGCATATGTTTTGGGCCAATTGCAAGACAAAGCCGCTTCGGCTGCTCTATCCAATATACTTCGAGATGTGAATGAGCATCCAATGGTTAAGCATGAGGCTGCCGAAGCTCTTGGTTCAATTGCAGATGACCAAAGTGTAGCTCTTCTTGAGGAGTTTACGGCAGACCCGGAAGCTCTTGTCTCACAAAGTTGTCAAGTTGCTCTAAGCATGCTAGAAGCTGAAAGATCAGGGAAATCTTTTGAGTTCTTGTTCATGCGCAATGCAACTGTGGTGTAA
- the LOC127117197 gene encoding deoxyhypusine hydroxylase isoform X1, translating into MSVDSLNDVASCSPKMEKFLCEFLLDSTQPISERFRALFSLRNLKGPAPRTSLILATRDSSNLLAHEAAFALGQMQELEAILTLTSVLNDLSLHPIVRHEAAEAFGAIGSDSNVSLLKRSLDSDPAQEVRETCELALQRILNLKDLAAADDSTAPGISPFMSVDPAAPATSCSSVDQLRELLLDEEKGMYERYAALFALRNDGGNKAVAAIIDSLGSKSALLKHEVAYVLGQLQDKAASAALSNILRDVNEHPMVKHEAAEALGSIADDQSVALLEEFTADPEALVSQSCQVALSMLEAERSGKSFEFLFMRNATVV; encoded by the coding sequence ATGTCTGTTGATTCGCTAAACGACGTCGCTTCGTGCTCCCCGAAGATGGAAAAGTTCCTCTGTGAATTTCTGTTGGACTCCACTCAACCCATCTCTGAACGCTTCAGAGCCCTATTCTCTCTTCGGAACCTCAAAGGCCCCGCTCCTCGCACCTCCCTTATTCTCGCAACTAGAGATTCATCCAATTTGTTAGCACATGAAGCTGCGTTTGCATTAGGTCAAATGCAAGAACTGGAAGCCATTCTTACATTGACCTCGGTTCTTAATGATCTTTCTTTGCATCCCATTGTTCGCCATGAGGCAGCGGAAGCATTTGGCGCTATTGGATCAGATAGTAATGTTTCTCTTTTGAAGCGAAGTTTGGATTCTGATCCGGCTCAAGAGGTTCGAGAGACGTGTGAATTGGCTCTTCAACGTATTCTAAATTTAAAAGATCTTGCTGCTGCGGATGATTCGACTGCACCGGGTATTTCTCCATTTATGTCTGTTGATCCTGCAGCACCGGCCACGTCTTGTTCTTCGGTGGACCAATTAAGGGAGTTACTTCTTGATGAGGAAAAAGGGATGTATGAGCGATATGCAGCTCTTTTTGCACTTCGAAATGACGGTGGAAACAAAGCCGTTGCTGCTATTATTGATTCCTTGGGTTCCAAGAGTGCTTTACTAAAACATGAGGTTGCATATGTTTTGGGCCAATTGCAAGACAAAGCCGCTTCGGCTGCTCTATCCAATATACTTCGAGATGTGAATGAGCATCCAATGGTTAAGCATGAGGCTGCCGAAGCTCTTGGTTCAATTGCAGATGACCAAAGTGTAGCTCTTCTTGAGGAGTTTACGGCAGACCCGGAAGCTCTTGTCTCACAAAGTTGTCAAGTTGCTCTAAGCATGCTAGAAGCTGAAAGATCAGGGAAATCTTTTGAGTTCTTGTTCATGCGCAATGCAACTGTGGTGTAA
- the LOC127092518 gene encoding uncharacterized protein LOC127092518, which yields MNPPEFHGRLNPVKAREWISGMERIFRIVHCSEENKVVFASHMMKGPAVRLWESASTLMTNQGIPRDWEHFKTIFLDKYFPSSLRTQKEFEFQPLRQGTMSVDAYAEKFKDMAAYSKQAAYAPDERWKIDQFLFGLRGEISHSVSQREFTSYAELLRQCYVAENSLKKVQEETDQFRSGQRNQGRSGSQFRPRSRAFKGKQVQHARPNQPPQCQACKKYHFGRCAVSGIRCFTCQREGHMFRECPQNKNQMQGRSTGRVYTLDARKSKSNNALIAGTCLVNNHPCFVLFDCGATHSFVSIRCMKRLGLQAIPLSPPMVITTAKDDVVETLLICENCSLSVNGRIFQIYLICLPFKKVDMVLGMDWLSANSVFIGCEEKLIIIPSSESTPKDVLTTILEGTAGMVNFLFENEKSVLLVLSKESSDNLSVTQIPVVCEFPKVFLRMSPLFLLKGKWNSLLI from the coding sequence ATGAATCCTCCGGAATTCCATGGTCGGTTGAATCCTGTGAAGGCTCGGGAGTGGATAAGCGGCATGGAAAGGATTTTTCGGATAGTGCATTGTAGTGAAGAAAATAAGGTTGTGTTTGCTTCTCACATGATGAAGGGTCCAGCTGTGAGATTGTGGGAGAGTGCTTCGACTCTTATGACCAATCAAGGAATACCTAGAGATTGGGAGCATTTTAAGACTATTTTCCTGGATAAGTATTTTCCTAGTTCTTTGAGGACTCAGAAAGAGTTTGAATTTCAACCGCTCAGGCAGGGAACTATGTCAGTAGATGCGTATGCTGAAAAGTTCAAAGATATGGCTGCATATTCTAAACAAGCCGCATACGCACCTGATGAGAGGTGGAAGATTGATCAGTTTCTTTTTGGTCTGAGGGGTGAAATTTCTCATAGTGTTTCTCAAAGGGAATTCACTTCTTATGCTGAACTGTTAAGACAATGTTATGTGGCTGAGAACAGTTTGAAGAAAGTTCAAGAAGAAACGGATCAATTCAGGAGTGGGCAGAGAAACCAAGGAAGGTCGGGAAGCCAATTCAGGCCTAGATCACGGGCTTTCAAGGGAAAACAGGTGCAACATGCAAGACCTAACCAACCTCCTCAATGTCAAGCATGTAAGAAGTATCATTTTGGAAGATGTGCTGTAAGTGGAATTAGGTGTTTTACTTGTCAGAGAGAGGGGCACATGTTTAGGGAATGCCCTCAGAATAAGAATCAGATGCAGGGGAGGAGTACCGGTCGAGTTTATACCTTGGATGCAAGGAAGTCTAAGAGCAACAATGCCTTAATTGCTGGTACGTGTCTCGTCAATAATCATCCTTGTTTTGTATTATTTGATTGTGGGGCGACACACTCTTTTGTATCAATTCGGTGCATGAAGCGTCTTGGCTTGCAAGCAATTCCCTTGTCTCCTCCTATGGTGATTACTACCGCCAAGGATGATGTGGTTGAGACACTgttgatttgtgaaaattgttcgCTCTCGGTGAATGGTAGAATTTTTCAGATTTATCTTATTTGTTTACCATTTAAGAAGGTTGATATGGTTTTAGGGATGGATTGGCTTTCCGCCAACTCGGTGTTTATTGGTTGTGAAGAGAAGTTGATTATCATTCCATCTAGTGAATCTACTCCAAAGGATGTGTTAACTACAATCTTGGAAGGTACGGCTGGCATGGTTAATTTCTTATTTGAGAATGAAAAGTCAGTTCTCTTGGTTCTTAGCAAGGAATCTAGCGATAATTTGAGTGTTACACAAATCCCTGTTGTTTGTGAATTTCCGAAAGTTTTCCTGAGGATGTCTCCTCTCTTCCTCCTGAAAGGGAAGTGGAATTCTCTATTGATCTGA